ATCCAAGAAAAGAACCAAGATAACTGTATATTAGTATCTTTGGATACTTTAGAGAGACCACGAGATCGACGATCATTATTGCGATACCAATACTCACGTATGCCAGCCTATATCTCATCGAGATTTCACCTTAAATTATATGAAAGAATAGTTATTTAAGTTCTTATAGAGAACATCCAATTGCTTTCTCACATATATAGTCTGCACCAAGTTCACACGCTACGTGAACGCCAATATCTATTACTGTTTGAAGGACAACATCGCAGATCGATGCCACGACTCCAAAACAGACAACATAAACAATAGGGTCTTCTATGAATTCCAGACATACAATACCCGATGCCTCTTCGCAAGCCAAGTCCTCAGAAACACCATCTGCGAGAAGTGTACAGAGCACCGTTCCAAGAGCATGGCAGATAAGACACTCAATGGCATTTGGGTCTGATTTTACATTCGAGAGAGCGACATCTTTGTTAGTAGTTGTAACCCTGTCATTTGAGTTCAGTCCGCTTCCCTCAACATGGACAATTTTCTTCCCATTGATTGTGTCAATGTACTTTGTCTTGAATTTATTGGTTATTGTTTTCCCGCTATGCTGTATTACGTATGTAATCGAGGCATTTGATGAAGTTTCTCCCTCGATAATATACTTCCAGTTAAGGATTGCTCCAGGGCCCTCTTTAAATTGCACGACCGTAACTCCCTCGGTTACGTTTGTTGCTCCTACCTTGTAGGTCTCAGTATGTGGCACGCTTATTTTGGTAATTTTCCTGCCTTTTGCATCAAAACAATTACTGCAGCTCATAATTTATGAATAAAATCATCTTATAAAAATGTTTTCATATTATATATTGCGGCATAAGAGCATAGAAATAATCGCATGTTTCTGCTTTTGTCACTTTAGCTAAAGGAGTTATGTTTATTACTTTCATGCATAATGCGAACGAGAGCCTATAACTCTATGTACCTTCATTTATCGAAACCTATATAGTCGGACTAAAACGGCATTTTCATTATAGCCTTTCCGTTGGGCAGAACTGCCTGAAACTCGTATCCTTCGCCGAGGAGCTTCTCGATCTCATTCATGGAAACGAGCCTCTGCTTCGAGCCGTTGCTTGCCATTGCACCTGCTACTTTGTCCCTCAGCAGCTTCTGGAAATCCTCTGTGCTTGTCTCTGCAAGATTCATCTTGTCTATCTCGTCCTGCCTGTATCCCACGGCAGAAAGAAGCTGCTGCTGCAAATACAGCCTTGCATTCTCCTCGGATACATCGCTTATCCTCGTTTCAAGGAACTTGGTGCATTTGTTGTAGGACTCCCTCATTTCATCGATGATATCCGGCGGCAATCGCTTGTTTGTTGAATAGCGAGCCTCAATGTCGCCCTTGTGGCCCATTATGAACTGCCTCCAGGGATGCGAGATCAAGCCTTTCGATTCTGCAATGTCCAGAGCTGTTGAGAAATAAGCTCTCAATACATAAGGACGCATCTTCAACCCTGCCTGCTCTATAGCTTCCCTTATGTCCCTCGTTACAAGCGTTGTCCTCAAGAATGCATTCTTCTTGACGCCTCTGACATCGAACTGCAATAATGGAGATTCATAGGTGAGCTCTTCTCCCTGCTTTCTTCTCTCATCAAGGTATTCCCTGATGTATGTCGTGCCTTCCTCTCCAATGAAGCTGAAATAATGGTGTCTTGCTTTGCTCAGCTTGCTCTTAACCATAACTGTAGCAGGAATCTTGTCAAACTGGATTTCATCTGACAGCTTCAGTTCCTTGAGGTCGCCAAGCCTGAGGCCGTCGGTGCCTTCGTAATCTCCCAAAGACTCTGGTCTTAAGCCTGAAAATGCCATGATCGCTATGGCTACTCTGCCTCTTGAAGTAGCTTTCCTTAGAATTCGAGCCAGCTCCTCTTTGCTCGGAACCCTCTCGTTAACGATTGTTGGTGTTTCGTTTTCCCCTGCTATGTTAACGGTTAACTGCAAACGGATATCGTTAAACTTCAGCCATGATAGTATGACCTTCTTGAATCTTGCAATGTATGATCCAGCTTTGCCTTCCTTTTCCATCTTCCTGACAAAATCCGTAAACTCATAACGGAAATCCTTCTCGTTGGCTCTGGCTTTATTCAGGATTCCATGTGGTGTTGTTCCAGTAAGCTCGCAATAGTGGCCAAGATTCCTCAATGCTACCGTTGCCGTTAAAACTGATTTCGCCTTAAGGTTCTCAAACCATCTTCGTACATCCTCGTCCAGAAGCAGTTCACGATACTTCGGTTGCATGGTCATGAGAACATATCGACTGGTGGCATAATAAGTATTCGATTAATAGATTAAATGGACCGGTCGGGATTTGAACCCGAGGCCTCCTGCTTGCGAAGCAGGCGATCTACCGCTGATCTACCGGCCCATTCACTATTTATATATACGCATTTATGATAGATGCTTGTGAATATAGAACCAAGGGAATATCAAATCAACGTATATAAAAATTCGATAGACAAAAACACGCTAATAGTTATGCCCACCGGCCTTGGTAAAACACTTATAGCTGCAATGTTAATAGAGAAATTCTTCAAAGAAAATAAAAAGTCTATATTCCTGGCTCCCACTAAACCTCTGGTACTTCAGCATATGGCAACACTCGTAAAAGTTCTTGGCCTTAACAATAACGAAATATGCGCATTCACTGGTGAAGTTGATTCGCAAGAGCGTGAGTTAAGGTGGGTTACCGGCAAAATTTTCGTTTCAACGCCCCAAGTTGTGCTTAACGATATGAAATCCGGCATAATCGACATAACTAGGTTCGACTTGATCGTGTTTGATGAAGCCCACAGGGCAGTTGGAAATTATGCGTATGTCGACATTGCCTCAGAGTTCTTAGAATACAAGAAAAAGCTAATCATAGGATTAACTGCGAGCCCTGGGGGTGAAAAAGGAAGATTCCAGGAGATAGTAAAAAACCTTGGAATAGAAAATGTAGTAGTAAAAACGGAAAAGGATGAAGATGTTAGGAAATACATAAAAAGCATAGAGATGCACCTAATAAAGCTGAAGGAACCTGATCAGTGCGGAGCGATCAAGGATTTACTAAAGAGTGCACTTGATTCTGTTCTGAAACCTTTGAAGGATCAGGGCATAAAGGTTGGAAGGACTAGAAAGGATATGGCCGAGAGCATTCAAAACCTGATAAACAGGGCTAAAGAAGACAGATCCCTATTCCCACTTGTAAGGCACTTGACAGCTGCAATAAGGATCGATTATATAATAGAGTACATAGAAACACAAGGGCTAGATGTTGCTTATCAGTATGTAAAGGATATGGAGGAAAGCCAGGACCAATCCATAAAGCGCGCATACTCTATGATGAAGAGTTTAGACGATTTCCGAAAGGCCATAGAAAACATGAAGAACGTACTGCCAGGATATAGAAACCCAAAGATGATGAAGGTACTAGAGATATGCCAGGAAAAGGTTATTGCAGGGGAAAGGGCCATAGTATTTACTCACTTCAGGGCTACTTCAGACATGTTGCTTGCTTATCTGAAAAATTCGTCGGATAAAATTAAGCCTGTAAGGTTTATAGGGCAGGCAGATAGGGGGACTGATGTCGGCCTCTCCCAGGAAGAACAAAGACAGATAATAGAACAGTTTAGGAACGGGACATACAATGTACTTATAGCGACAAGCATAGCTGAGGAGGGCCTAGACATACCGGATACCGATGTTGTTGTGTTTTATGAAGCTGTGCCATCAGAGATCAGGTTCATACAGAGGAAAGGGAGGACTGGCAGGAGCAGGAGCGGCGAGGTCTATATATTGGTGTACGAAAATTCAAGGGATATGGCATACTATTACAGGAGCCTTAAAAAAGTCTCGATGATGAATCGCAACATAATGGAATATAGAGACGAACATCCATATACTAAGAATGAGAGACAGGAAAACTCGAATAACGGCCAGAGGACTATATTCGATTTTTAAAGTCAGTTTATTTTGCTTCCAATATCTGCTATTCTTGCTATAAGGGCATCAAGCTGGATCCTGTCGTTCGATCCTTCAACAATTCTAAACTCTGCATCAGCAAGCGCCTTTATTATTTCTATCTTCTGCTTCGGAGGTACAACGCTCGCCCTTACTATCGAATGGACACTTTTGACTATATCTATGCCAGACAAACCATCTTCTATCATCATCTTATCCACAATCTGCCTTGCCTCGTCAAATAATCCATTTATTGCTCTGGATATTAGCTTGTTTACGCTCTCAGGACTTGCATAACCTATTATCTCGTATATTTTCTTTGGTGATATCTCACCTGATGTGTAGACCGCCTGGAGCACATTTATGGCTTTCCTCATGTCACCACCGGAAACTTCAACCATTGCTTCCATGCTCTCATCGTCTATGGTGAAGCCTTCATTCTTTGCAATCTCGTTTAATTTCTTCTTTATAAACTCGTCTTGGACGGGCCTGAACCTCATTACCACAGTCCTTGACTGTATAGGAGGTATGATCTTGGAAGAATAGTTGCAGGCAAATACGAATCTCGTTGTTTCAGAATACATCTCCATTGTCCTTCTCAACGCCGCCTGAGCCTCCGCTGTCAACTGATCCGCTTCGTCTAGGAAAAGGATCTTAAATCCCAGCGGATTAGAAGGCCTTATTCTTGCGATGTCCTTTATCTTGTTACGTATAACATCTATACCGTTCTCGTTTGAAGCATTCATTTCAATGAAGTTTTCCTTCCAGGATTCGCCGAACAGCTCAATGGCGAGTGCAATGGCCGTTGAGGTCTTTCCAGTACCAACAGATCCAGCGAAGAGGAGGTGCGGGAGCTCTTTTTTCTCAACGAAAGACTTTAACTTTTGTATATTTTCGTCTTCACCGTAAATTTCAGATAAGCTTTTCGGTCTATACTTTTCAGTCCAAATTTCAATCATGGTGATACCCGAGCCATGAACATAATGAGCCAACACTATAATTTTTTTGCCTAGTTAGTAAGATAAAAAAATTAAATAATGTCGCTTAGTTTACATCGATATTAAAGGGTAGGCAGATATTTCTTGATCTCCCACTCACCTACGTAGGATCTGAATTGATCCCACTCCCTCTGCTTAACAGTTAGGAAGTTTTCATAGACATGGTCTCCGAGGATATCCCTCATCAGCTTGCTGTTTCTTAGGTGGTGGAGTGCTTCTCCTAGACTCTCGGGCATGGATGTTATGCCTTCCTGCAGCCTTTCCTCCTTTGTCATGTGGAATATATCTTTTTCTATAGGTTCAGGCGGATCGATCTTCTTTTCTATACCATCCAATCCCATGCCGAGTATTACTGCGAATTGAAGGTACGGATTTCCCGCAGGGTCTGGGCAACGCAGCTCCATTCTCTTCCTCGTCCCTTCGCCTGCAGGTATCCTGATCAAGGCCGATCTATTTTTGTTTGCCCAGGATATGTAAACAGGCGCCTCATATCCAGGAATTAGCCTTTTATAAGAGTTTACTGTAGAGGCAAGTATGGCTGATCCTTCGTTTATATGGCTGAGTATTCCACCAAGGTAATGCATAGCATAATCGCTGAGCCCATATTTCGCATTCTTATCGTAGAACCTGTTTACCTTTTCATCGAAAGACATTATGCTCTGGTGTATGTGCATGCCTGAACCATTTACACCATTTATGGGCTTTGGCATAAAAGAAGCATATAGGCCGTTCCTTTCTGCTACGTTCTTGATGATACTCTTTAGCATAACTATTCTGTCTGCCATCTTCAGTGCAGGTGCATACCTTAGATCTATCTCCTGTTGTCCGTATGCAACTTCATGATGGGCTGCCTCTGGCTGGTATCCAAGCTCATAAAGCTCACGTACTATTTGCTGCCTGATATCGCTTGCAGAGTCAAGAGGAGTATTATCGAAATACCCCCCATAATCGCTGGGTTCTGTTGTAGGATTGCCATTAGCATCCCTCTTGAAAAGGAAAAACTCAAACTCTGGCCCTACAAAAAATTCGTTCCCTTCCTTATGTACCTTTTCCAGCAACTTCTCCAGAACGTATCTTGGGTCTCCAGGGAACCTCGAGCCGTCAGGAGAGTAAACATTGCATACAAACCTAACAACACGGCTCTTTCCGAACTCATCTGGTAGAAGAGTATAACTATCCAGGTTCGGTATCGCCCTCATATCTGACTCTTCTATCTGCGCATAGCCTGCAACAGAACTCCCGTCGAATACAACACCTTCAGTTAGCGCATTTTCAAATCTATTTTTTGGGACTGTGAGGCTCTTCACGTTGCCGACAATATCTGTGAACTGCATCTGCAAAAATTCAACCTTATCTTGATCCAGCTTTTTAAGTGTTTTTTCAACAACATCTTCTGGCATAGTAGCGTATGAACATTCATCATTTATATTTTTATTTTTGAAATACGACATATTGTTTGAAAATGTTTAAATACTTAATATCGATATCTAGTTATCGATATCTAAAAATCGAGTTAGAGGTGATCGGATGTTTGGTGGAATGAGGGGTCCTTGTGGCCATCATGTAGATAGATCCAGAGGATTTGTAGGAATAAGGTACTGGATATTAAGGATATTAGCCGACGGCGAAAAGACAGGTGCCGATATAATGACTACAATAGAAAATCTGACGATGGGCAGGTGGAGGCCTTCACCTGGGGCGGTTTATCCCATATTAAGAGCCCTTGAAGAGGAAGGCTACATAAAGGGAACGGAAAGAGACAACAAAAAATACTATTCGCTGCTTGAAAAAGGAAAAGAAATGATAGACATGCTCGGGTTTGGAAAATTTTACGGGAGAGACGTCGAGACAACCAACCTATACGATGCAGTAGAGAGGATAGGCGACTATGTGAATTACCTTAAGGACAACTCATCTAAACTAAAAGATGACAAAGACGCCATAGAGAAGCTAAGAAAAATAAGGGATGATATCGAGGGGCTAATAGTCCAATAACTATCCCGATTTTTCTATTTTCTTTTTTAGTTCTGCGATTTCCTCCTGAATCTGTTTGTTCATCGGGTTCTTTTTAGCCTTTTCTTCAAGCTCTTCAAGCTTTGATTCTAGGCTTTTTTTCTTCCTGTTAAGATCCCTTTTGCTTAGGCCCATGCTTATCGATCAAGTATTATTAAGTACCGTATTAATTTTATTCAGTATATTTTTTAACATTTATTATGAAAAAAAATTTAAATATAATTATATACATGATGTAGCATGTTATCAAGATAATTGAAAATAGCACTCAGTGCAGCAATTGTCTTGGTGATGCTTTTTTCTGCAGTCTATGTCGCCTTCAACTCAAACGCAGGTCAAACAAATCAAAATAGTTTGAATTCTCTGTTTTCCCAGCCTTTGGTGAAATCCAACGACAATATTGCTAAAACAGTTGAAAAAGCTGGGTTCAAGCCATATGTACCTGTCAATGGAAGCATGGAAATGAACGTTATAATAGGGATAATTCCAAATAATCTGAATGAACTGGAGAACTATGCAACAGAAATAAGCATGCCCGGTTCCCCTCTCTATAGGCATTGGTTAACAACACAGCAAATTAATAGCATGTTCGGCAATTACCAGGGTGTAGAAACCGTATCCTCCTATTTCAGCAAACTAGGCTTCTCGGTTCAAGTTAAAACCCCGTTTGCAGTGGCTATATCCGGCAATGCATCTATGATGGAATCCGTGTTTCATACAACGATATACTATTTTACTAATAAAAATGGCCAAGTGCTTTTCAGCAATTTAAATTCTATAGAATTGCCAGGATCTGTGGCTAGGTATGTGCTTTCCGTTGACGGCCTTTCGAATTTCCAAATGACAACGAATCCTGTTTATCCAACATTGTCTGATTATACCTCTTCAGGATTGATCAAAAATTTTGAACCACTTTCATCTGGAACCCAATCCTATTTGAACCACTCTGATGTTGTTGGATTTTACGCTAAAAAATACGCATGGGTTCAGCTTCCGTTGACGAATGGACCTTATCCTGGTTCAAATGTAACAGGTTATACACCACCATTCCAGGCTCTTTTCCCATCTGATCTACCATGGATATACAATATAGCTCCAGGATTGAACGGAACTTCATCCACCCCTGGTGCAAATGGTACTGGAACAACGATAGCCATAGTAATGGGAACTGGATACATAAACGCAACACTTGCTTATCCAGCTTGGAATTATAACGATATGCTAAAGTATGGAAAAGAGGTCTTTGATAATCCAAGCCAGATACTCAGTAGGGTAACCTATCTTAATGCACCTGGCATAACTCATAGCCCTCCACCTGATCCTTCTCCATCCTTTTACGTACCGTATACTGACGGATATCTAGGCGAGTTTACACTTGATACCCAATACTCAGCCACTGTAGCTCCTGACGCCCATCTCGATATAATGGCCATACCTTCGCTGTCTACTGTAGCCCTTGATAATGCATACATCACTCTGTATGAGCTTCCCAATACACCGCAAGTAATAACGAATAGCTGGAGCGGTTCAGAAGATAGCTGGTGGAACATGTACGGTCCGTATTGGCAGTCCGCTGATCTAATGAATCTCTTATTCGAATTATTAAGCATGAAGGGATCAACCATAGTCGCAGCGACGGGCGATTCCGGCGGATACGACGGATATACAAATATGATATCTGGCGAGTTTCCTGGCACTTCACCTTGGGTCACTGGAGTAGGTGGAGACCAAGTGACGATGTTTAACAATACAGGAGTGGAATTTCCAGTCACCGGCAACTACTCCAGATTCAATGTAACTTTCGGTACTGCAAACTACAGCAGCCTGCCTCCATACTACTGGAGCAACTTACGATTAAACATTGTTAATATAGGGCTGAAACATAATAACGGCTTTACACAAACTTACTGGGACAATAACCAGTATGTAGTAGTAAATGGAGCTCCAGAGGTCATATCTACAGGGGCTGGAAGTGCAGCTTTAAGCATATTCTTCAAACAGCCATGGTGGCAGCACGGTTATTCAGTTCCAAATACAGGTAGGATGAGCGAAGTTGAAGTTTCCGCCGAAGCTGGATTTAACCAAACCGAGCTTGTTGATGGCATGTGGGGATCTTGGTTCTTTGGTGGTACCAGCGAAGCAACACCTACAACAGCCGGCATGATAGCTGATGTAATAAGCTATCTCAACGCAACAATACACGTGAATTATCTGGGCGACATAAATCCCCTGCTGTACGAAATTGGTAACGAGTACATGCAAAATCCTGGAAAAATGCCTGACCCATACTTTACCGTTTCTAATGGAACAAATTCACTTAGTGCACTAATGGTAAACGACTCCTATACTTTGGACGGGCCACAGAATTATCCGTCAAATTATTACACAACCGACAACGGGTATAGTATGCTAACTGGCTGGGGAACAATAAATGTAGGAAACTTCAAAATAGACCTCGAGCAATTTTTAACACAGCCATTCAATGTAACCGAAGATAACAGTACTGGAACTGGTACACCATTCTACGGCAACTTTACAGAATCCACATACATAACGATGGGCCAACCTGCCGGCCTTCAATACGGCACCCAGTATTTATTCAATGTATCTGGGAGCGTATCCGGCCTTACGAATATTCCGAAGAATCTAAACCTGACTTTCATAACATCAAATGGAGAATACAACCTTAATAATTCAAATAAGCCAGGTAATATGCATTTTGCATATAATGCGGGATTACTTAAAATTTACAGCGATACTTTTAACACCACCGGATTCCTAGAAGTAAATGGAACTTTCGACCACCGTTTAGCTTACTCTTTCACGTGGATAGGAAGTAAGCAGATTGCCAACGCAACT
This genomic stretch from Thermoplasma volcanium GSS1 harbors:
- a CDS encoding site-specific integrase — its product is MTMQPKYRELLLDEDVRRWFENLKAKSVLTATVALRNLGHYCELTGTTPHGILNKARANEKDFRYEFTDFVRKMEKEGKAGSYIARFKKVILSWLKFNDIRLQLTVNIAGENETPTIVNERVPSKEELARILRKATSRGRVAIAIMAFSGLRPESLGDYEGTDGLRLGDLKELKLSDEIQFDKIPATVMVKSKLSKARHHYFSFIGEEGTTYIREYLDERRKQGEELTYESPLLQFDVRGVKKNAFLRTTLVTRDIREAIEQAGLKMRPYVLRAYFSTALDIAESKGLISHPWRQFIMGHKGDIEARYSTNKRLPPDIIDEMRESYNKCTKFLETRISDVSEENARLYLQQQLLSAVGYRQDEIDKMNLAETSTEDFQKLLRDKVAGAMASNGSKQRLVSMNEIEKLLGEGYEFQAVLPNGKAIMKMPF
- a CDS encoding DEAD/DEAH box helicase family protein translates to MLVNIEPREYQINVYKNSIDKNTLIVMPTGLGKTLIAAMLIEKFFKENKKSIFLAPTKPLVLQHMATLVKVLGLNNNEICAFTGEVDSQERELRWVTGKIFVSTPQVVLNDMKSGIIDITRFDLIVFDEAHRAVGNYAYVDIASEFLEYKKKLIIGLTASPGGEKGRFQEIVKNLGIENVVVKTEKDEDVRKYIKSIEMHLIKLKEPDQCGAIKDLLKSALDSVLKPLKDQGIKVGRTRKDMAESIQNLINRAKEDRSLFPLVRHLTAAIRIDYIIEYIETQGLDVAYQYVKDMEESQDQSIKRAYSMMKSLDDFRKAIENMKNVLPGYRNPKMMKVLEICQEKVIAGERAIVFTHFRATSDMLLAYLKNSSDKIKPVRFIGQADRGTDVGLSQEEQRQIIEQFRNGTYNVLIATSIAEEGLDIPDTDVVVFYEAVPSEIRFIQRKGRTGRSRSGEVYILVYENSRDMAYYYRSLKKVSMMNRNIMEYRDEHPYTKNERQENSNNGQRTIFDF
- a CDS encoding replication factor C small subunit, translated to MIEIWTEKYRPKSLSEIYGEDENIQKLKSFVEKKELPHLLFAGSVGTGKTSTAIALAIELFGESWKENFIEMNASNENGIDVIRNKIKDIARIRPSNPLGFKILFLDEADQLTAEAQAALRRTMEMYSETTRFVFACNYSSKIIPPIQSRTVVMRFRPVQDEFIKKKLNEIAKNEGFTIDDESMEAMVEVSGGDMRKAINVLQAVYTSGEISPKKIYEIIGYASPESVNKLISRAINGLFDEARQIVDKMMIEDGLSGIDIVKSVHSIVRASVVPPKQKIEIIKALADAEFRIVEGSNDRIQLDALIARIADIGSKIN
- the glnA gene encoding type I glutamate--ammonia ligase, encoding MPEDVVEKTLKKLDQDKVEFLQMQFTDIVGNVKSLTVPKNRFENALTEGVVFDGSSVAGYAQIEESDMRAIPNLDSYTLLPDEFGKSRVVRFVCNVYSPDGSRFPGDPRYVLEKLLEKVHKEGNEFFVGPEFEFFLFKRDANGNPTTEPSDYGGYFDNTPLDSASDIRQQIVRELYELGYQPEAAHHEVAYGQQEIDLRYAPALKMADRIVMLKSIIKNVAERNGLYASFMPKPINGVNGSGMHIHQSIMSFDEKVNRFYDKNAKYGLSDYAMHYLGGILSHINEGSAILASTVNSYKRLIPGYEAPVYISWANKNRSALIRIPAGEGTRKRMELRCPDPAGNPYLQFAVILGMGLDGIEKKIDPPEPIEKDIFHMTKEERLQEGITSMPESLGEALHHLRNSKLMRDILGDHVYENFLTVKQREWDQFRSYVGEWEIKKYLPTL
- a CDS encoding PadR family transcriptional regulator, translating into MFGGMRGPCGHHVDRSRGFVGIRYWILRILADGEKTGADIMTTIENLTMGRWRPSPGAVYPILRALEEEGYIKGTERDNKKYYSLLEKGKEMIDMLGFGKFYGRDVETTNLYDAVERIGDYVNYLKDNSSKLKDDKDAIEKLRKIRDDIEGLIVQ
- a CDS encoding S53 family peptidase; translated protein: MKIALSAAIVLVMLFSAVYVAFNSNAGQTNQNSLNSLFSQPLVKSNDNIAKTVEKAGFKPYVPVNGSMEMNVIIGIIPNNLNELENYATEISMPGSPLYRHWLTTQQINSMFGNYQGVETVSSYFSKLGFSVQVKTPFAVAISGNASMMESVFHTTIYYFTNKNGQVLFSNLNSIELPGSVARYVLSVDGLSNFQMTTNPVYPTLSDYTSSGLIKNFEPLSSGTQSYLNHSDVVGFYAKKYAWVQLPLTNGPYPGSNVTGYTPPFQALFPSDLPWIYNIAPGLNGTSSTPGANGTGTTIAIVMGTGYINATLAYPAWNYNDMLKYGKEVFDNPSQILSRVTYLNAPGITHSPPPDPSPSFYVPYTDGYLGEFTLDTQYSATVAPDAHLDIMAIPSLSTVALDNAYITLYELPNTPQVITNSWSGSEDSWWNMYGPYWQSADLMNLLFELLSMKGSTIVAATGDSGGYDGYTNMISGEFPGTSPWVTGVGGDQVTMFNNTGVEFPVTGNYSRFNVTFGTANYSSLPPYYWSNLRLNIVNIGLKHNNGFTQTYWDNNQYVVVNGAPEVISTGAGSAALSIFFKQPWWQHGYSVPNTGRMSEVEVSAEAGFNQTELVDGMWGSWFFGGTSEATPTTAGMIADVISYLNATIHVNYLGDINPLLYEIGNEYMQNPGKMPDPYFTVSNGTNSLSALMVNDSYTLDGPQNYPSNYYTTDNGYSMLTGWGTINVGNFKIDLEQFLTQPFNVTEDNSTGTGTPFYGNFTESTYITMGQPAGLQYGTQYLFNVSGSVSGLTNIPKNLNLTFITSNGEYNLNNSNKPGNMHFAYNAGLLKIYSDTFNTTGFLEVNGTFDHRLAYSFTWIGSKQIANATNNISVEKNMSVSIAYPYLMAGFPAFAYTGLFNGTAGYFATYVPPIEPNMQIVNVTYKGKPVYNALVLLTYKNASNEIKNLTFLRQYAISYSFTNLNGSAYLDTWNVAVDTKAYVYVVYSGMVKESNFTLTPQSTSSILFNNSLESILLPYYNLLPVFQGQYLPFTVNQENAEVALYVPGSLNFYGPSTPTTVIPSTITNTNAKGFVNFKIPNWLPPGSLLYLGITNSSQPVYSAANGLILDHNVSYLPVYVAGSGPSVMLASNALTNIFGVPVVTPTTSFEAVYTDSLSPYGGYVNYMWYSVDGMTPISFGQDGYAVAAASQTQIFGLNSSIPSGLNTLYVYFNDTLGLTYETSMEFYFNASIPTPSLMLSSPSYYEHGNFSVSYKDNLNPNLTILNELYISYNGNIIASEPITTSSGVLQINGNDLPYGILNLTFTIETANGQTNETSITVMNLPADEYYPTVNIIAPVTGSSQTGSLNITFTYTGFDDTVILYVNGSSGNVITANVTGKNLYTITEGKGSSSLPAGNYTVTVLVISKDGQVAKQSANFDLKAPVVPPVQSSIIIEYLVIGIVGGLIVGSLAVVAVMRRH